In Paracoccus methylovorus, a genomic segment contains:
- the purF gene encoding amidophosphoribosyltransferase, whose protein sequence is MQPFLAHPFDSDRLHEECGVFGVIGVVDAANFVALGLHALQHRGQEAGGIVAHDAEQGFNSAHRFGYVRDNFTKQSLMETLPGSLAIGHVRYSTAGTKAATAIRDVQPFFGEFAMGGCAIAHNGNITNAMALRRELIERGSIFQSSSDSECIIHLMARSIQRNIPERMKDALRRVEGAFSIIAMTRTKLIGVRDLLGVRPLVLGRIGDEGYVLASETCALDIIGAEFLREIEPGEMVVISKGEIESSRPFGPSKGRFCIFEHVYFSRPDSIIGGRSVYETRRQIGVELAREAPVDADMVCPVPDSGTPAAIGYAHESGIPFGMGIIRNQYMGRTFIEPTEQIRNMGVRLKLNVNRALVKGKRVVLVDDSVVRGTTSRKIKDMILDAGAAEVHFRIASPPTAWPCFYGVDTPDRDKLLAAQMSEEEMREWIGVDSLAFVTLDGLYRAVGEARGRDSSCPQYCDACFSGEYPVAPFDQLERGFRMKSATTPAPVSGHAAE, encoded by the coding sequence ATGCAGCCATTCCTTGCCCATCCCTTTGATTCCGACCGCCTGCATGAAGAATGCGGCGTGTTCGGCGTAATCGGAGTCGTGGATGCCGCCAATTTCGTTGCATTGGGGCTGCACGCGCTGCAGCACCGCGGACAAGAGGCGGGGGGCATTGTCGCCCATGATGCCGAACAGGGTTTCAACAGCGCCCATCGCTTTGGCTATGTGCGCGACAACTTCACCAAGCAAAGCCTGATGGAGACCCTGCCGGGGTCGCTCGCCATCGGCCATGTGCGCTATTCGACCGCCGGCACCAAGGCCGCGACGGCGATCCGCGACGTGCAGCCTTTCTTTGGCGAGTTTGCCATGGGCGGCTGCGCCATCGCCCATAACGGCAACATCACCAACGCCATGGCGCTGCGCCGCGAGTTGATCGAGCGCGGCTCGATCTTCCAGTCCAGTTCGGACAGCGAATGCATCATCCACCTGATGGCGCGTTCGATCCAGCGCAACATCCCCGAACGGATGAAGGACGCGCTGCGCCGGGTCGAAGGCGCCTTCAGCATCATCGCCATGACCCGCACCAAGCTGATCGGCGTGCGCGACCTTCTGGGCGTGCGCCCACTGGTTCTGGGCCGCATTGGCGATGAAGGTTATGTCTTGGCTTCCGAAACCTGCGCACTCGACATCATCGGCGCCGAGTTCCTGCGCGAGATCGAGCCGGGCGAGATGGTGGTGATCTCCAAGGGAGAGATCGAAAGCTCACGCCCATTCGGCCCGTCAAAGGGACGTTTCTGCATCTTTGAGCATGTGTATTTCTCGCGCCCCGATTCGATTATCGGCGGCCGCTCGGTCTATGAAACGCGCCGCCAGATCGGGGTGGAACTGGCCCGCGAAGCTCCGGTCGACGCCGATATGGTCTGTCCGGTGCCTGATTCCGGCACGCCCGCCGCCATCGGCTATGCCCACGAAAGTGGTATTCCCTTTGGCATGGGCATCATCCGCAACCAGTATATGGGCCGGACCTTCATCGAACCGACCGAGCAGATCCGCAATATGGGTGTGCGGCTCAAGCTCAACGTCAACCGCGCACTGGTCAAGGGCAAGCGGGTGGTTCTGGTGGACGATTCGGTGGTGCGTGGCACGACCTCGCGCAAGATCAAGGATATGATCCTGGATGCCGGCGCGGCCGAGGTGCATTTCCGGATCGCCAGCCCGCCCACCGCCTGGCCCTGTTTCTATGGCGTGGATACGCCTGACCGCGACAAACTGCTGGCCGCGCAAATGTCCGAAGAAGAGATGCGCGAATGGATCGGCGTCGATTCTCTGGCCTTCGTGACGCTGGACGGGCTTTATCGCGCCGTGGGCGAGGCGCGGGGTCGCGACAGTTCCTGTCCGCAATATTGCGACGCCTGTTTCTCGGGCGAATATCCGGTCGCGCCCTTCGATCAGCTTGAGCGCGGCTTCCGCATGAAATCCGCGACCACCCCCGCGCCGGTTTCGGGCCACGCGGCAGAGTGA